The segment CTTCAATTTCGACGCCGGCGTCTCTCATTTTGGAGAAAAGCGCCTGAAGGTGATCGCCATCGGCGTTCTTGAGGATTACTTGGCCCTTAGAGACCACTGCAGAGATCGCGAAAGTGCCGGCTTCCAGCCGGTCAGGGATGACATCGAACTCAACTTCTCGTTTGAGTTTATGGACGCCGTTTATGGTGATGGTTGGCGAGCCGACGCCCTCGATGTCGGCTCCGCAAGCGGCCAGGAAGCCAGCCAGATTGACCACTTCTGGCTCGGCGGCCGCATTCTCGATCGTGGTCGAGCCTCTTGCAATGGTCGCCACCGTCATCAAGTGCTGCGTTGCGCCGGCGCTCGGCAGGTCGAGGTATATCTTGGCTCCGGCAAAAGAATCGACAGTGCCTTCGTATTGGCCGGGGTCGGCAATAATGGTCGCGCCCATCGCTTGCAGGCCGTTAAGATGGTAATTGACGGGACGGTTCCCGATGTCGCAACCGCCCGGATCGGGCATAACGGCTCGGCCCATTCGTGCCATCATCGGGCCGAAGATGTAGAACGACGCCCGCATCTTTGCGACCAGATCGGTCGGCGGTTCGTTCTTGTCTAAGCCGGAAGTTTTGAGCGTAACAGACGATCCGTTCCAAGTAGATTTGACGCCAATGGCATCGAGGATGTCTAGCATGGTGTAGATATCTCGAATCTTTGGGACGTTGTTCAAGCGAACTTGACCATCGACCAGCAACGAGCCGGAGAGAAGCGCCAAGGCTGCGTTCTTGCTGCCCGAAATTGTAACGGCTCCTGACAGGGAACGTCCCCCGACGATGCGCGCGGCATCCAAGGTCGTCTCATCCATGATGGCCATCTGGCGAATTATACCTGTGAAGCTGGCTCGTCCAGGTACCAATGGATATTGGGTTTGGTGATCCAGGCAACGGGCAGGGTTTGGTCGCCCGATGCGGTTTGTTTCAGGATGAGTCTCTTTCGCTCTCCCGTAGCCAGGAACCAGACGTGTTTGGCGAGATTTAGGTACCGTGGCGTGAGGGTCAGCCGTTGGTAGGGCTTGAACGGCGCGACGGTGGCTGCGGCGAATAGATCTGTGCGCCTCGTTTCCTCGTCGCCCGGGAAAATGGAAGCGGTATGGCCGTCCTCGCCAACGCCGAGAAGCACCAAGTCAAGTCCATTCTGGGGCACGATTCGTGCGTAATTTTGTGCTACAACTTGCGGAGAATCCCGTTCAACGGCAAAAGGGAACAGGTCCTCGCGATCAGGTCTGATCGAGCTAAGCCACAATCGCCATGCCTCTCCAAAGTTGCTGTCCGGGCTATCGTAAGGCACGTATCGTTCGTCCGCCCAAAAGAAGCGAACGTTGTCGAGATTGCTGTTGCCAGCCGCAAGAACCTTGAAAATCGCTTGCGGGGTCGAGCCGCCGCTTAGGGCGATGTTGACCGTGCCATGTTGAGATGCGAACGAGATCAGGCGTTGCGCGACCGCCGTGGCGTACTCTTCTGGTTCGTAGATTGTTACTTCGCCAAACAGCATCCTATCGGCATTTTACCTATCGTACCGAGTATAATCGGAGGCACCAATCCTTTAGGAGGAGCAGTGCAAATGAAATTCGCATCTAAATGGGCCGGCTTGATCGCTGTTCTTGCTCTCGCGGCATCTGCGCCAGCCCAAGACGGGGTGAAGCTGAAGCGAGTCGCTAAGACGGGCGACACGATGGTTTACAAGATGAGCGCTCTGGTGGACTTTCAGGGCACCGAGATTGTTTTTAGCGCAACGGTTACCGAGAAGGTTACCAATGTTGCTTCGGACGGGAAGATTACCGTTGAATCGAAGCAGGGCGACGTGAAGGTGAAGTTTGGCGATCAGGAGATGAACCAGGAAGGCATGGAGATGACGAGCACCGTCGTTTCTGCCGCCAATGGAGCTGTCGTCGAGCTGAAAGGCGACGACACGGGTTCCGACGCCTATCGGCGCGCCAACATGATGGGGTTCATCTTCCCCGACAACGCATTGACCGTCGGCCACAAGTGGAGCCAGGAGTACAAGGCCGACACGAAGACTGGAGCGGTCGCTGCGAAGGCCGAGTATGAGGTCGTCGCTATGGAGAAGGTCAATTCTTGGGATTCGATCAAGATCAAGTTCTCTTATAAAGAGACGGCGGGCGACAATCCGGCTTCCACAAGCGGCCACGTCTGGCTGAATACGGCGGACGGCTCGTTGATCAAAGTCGTTACCGACGTGAAGGCGATGCCTGTCGCTGGCGCTCCGATGCCGATCGACGGCAAGATCACGATGGAGCGAACAAAGTAGGTTTCTCTCGGGCAGGCGGCCATCGCCTGCCCGCTTTGATCATCCTGGCTGTGCTCGAGGTCGTAGTCTGACCTTGGTTTGGGTTGTATCTTCTTCTTCCTCTTCGTCCGGCTCTTCGGCAACTTTGGGAGCGGTCGGCGGTTTATCGTTGGAGTGGGGCGTCTCCATGCCCAGCAGTTCTAGGAACTCCTCTCGATTGAGATTTTCTCTTTCGAGCAAGGCTTGGACGATAAAGTCCATCTTGTCCTTATGTTCTATCAGGATGCTCCGCGCCCGCTCGTAGGCCGATTCAACTATTTGGCGAACCTCTTGATCGATCTCAAAGGCGACCTGTTCGCTGTAGTTTCGGTCTTCCATTAGGTCGCGGCCAAGGAAAGGGTTGCCGTGGCGGCGCCCAAACGTAAGCGGTCCCAGCTTTTCGCTCATGCCGTACTCGGTCGCCATTGCGCGCGCGAGTTCGGTCGCTCGTTCAAGGTCGTTGCTCGCGCCGGTGCTCACGTCTCCAAAAACGATTTCTTCCGCTATGCGGCCACCCAGCAATCCAGCGATCATATCGGTAAGGCGAGCCTTAGAACTAAGGCGCTTATCCGAATCGGGCAGATTGATGGTGTAACCGAGCGCCATGCCTCGCGGCAGTATCGAAACCTTGTGCACGGGGTCGCCGTGGGGCACCAGTTCGCCGACGATGGCGTGGCCGACTTCGTGATAGGCGACTATCTGTCGTTCCTTCTCATCCAGCGTACGGCTGCGCCGTTGCGGGCCGGCCAACACTCGATCGATCGCCTCGTCAAAGTCGTCCATTTCGATTTTGGTCTTGTCTCTGCGGGCGGCTAAGAGCGCCGCTTCGTTGACCAAGTTGGCCAGATCGGCGCCGGTAAAGCCGGGACTTCGCTTGGAGAGCACCTCGCTGTTGACGTTTCGCGCCAATGGCTTGCCGCGCATGTGGACTTCCAGAATCTGTTGTCGTCCCTTTTGATCGGGCGGATCGACGACCACTTGTCGATCAAATCGGCCTGGCCTGAGCAGCGCGGGATCTAGGATGTCTGGACGGTTGGTCGCCGCAATCATGATGATGCCAATGTTGGGGTCAAAACCGTCCATCTCTACGAGGAGTTGGTTCAGGGTCTGTTCGCGCTCATCGTGACCGCCTCCCAGTCCGGCGCCTCGCAATCGACCGACGGCATCGATCTCATCTATAAAAATCAGTGCAGGACGGTTGGCTTTGGCGTTCTCGAAAAGATCGCGCACGCGCGCGGCGCCGACGCCCACGAACATTTCGACAAAGTCGGAACCGCTGATGTGGAAAAAGGGCACGCCCGCCTCGCCCGCGACCGCCCGCGCAAGCAGCGTCTTGCCGCATCCTGGGGGACCAAGCAACAAGATTCCCTTCGGGATCTTTGCGCCCAGCGACTGATACTTCTTGGTATTCTTGAGGTAGTCGACGACCTCGGCCAACTCGATCTTGGCTTCTTCGACGCCGGCGACATCAGAAAACGTTACCTTGGGCACGCTTTCGTTGTACCTTCGGGCGCGGGCTTTGCCAAAGGAGAAGGCCTGGCTGCTGCCAGCCTGCGCCGTTTTGTTCATGATCAGCCAGAAGACGACCAGGATGATGATGAAGACGAGAATCCATCCGCCGATCTGCATGATCATGTCCGAGACCGCGGTATCGACGTACTCAAACTGTACTTTGTTATCGACTAAGAGCTTCTCGAGATCGCGGCGACTGCTCTCTCCTTTAGGCAGTTCTACAAAAAAGAGACCGCCGTTGTTCGCATACTCTCCGTTAAATCGGTTCTTTTCAAAGGTCCCTTTCAAGACGCTGCCACCCTCGATCTTGGTTAAAAACTGAGAGTAGTTCAGCTTCTCCGGACTTTGGCCGCCAAATAGCGATGGACGAGTCTGCATCAAGAACATGAGCAGAATCATCCCGCAGCTTATGATTAGCAACGTTCGCGCGCTTTTACTCAAATGGCTCCTCCTCGGATTCGGGCCGTGCCCGCTCTTTGATTATACCGATTTTCTTACTCGATGGTTTCTTCGTTTTGGACGACTCGGAGCGCGATTGCATTAGTCGTCGATTTAGCGATCTTGACCCTTTCGGCGATGGTGTATCCGGGGAACCATACAATTCCCATATTGTCGGCGATCATAGGCCAGTGCGGGCGGTTCTGTCGCGGGATCTTTCGGTCGATGAAAATGTCCGACAGAAGTTTGCTGCCGTTTAGTCCAAGCGGGGCCATGCGTTCGCGAGGTTGGGCGCTTCTGACAATGAGCGAGCCTGCAATCTTGTCGGCATCGATAGTGGCGGACATTGGGTCGGACGTTTCAACTTGGTCTGGCGGCGTCTCGCGCATGAAAATGGTGAAGTTGCCCCAGCGCGTTTCGTTGGCGAGGCGCATAGGGCTAGGGGGCGCTATGGGTTGTAACGATAATCGAGCTTCGCTGTTCTTGACCTCGATAAGTCCCGCTGGAGTGGCAGTCTTCAGGTCTGATTGGTCTGCGATGGCTTTGGCGAGAGTGCGACTGGAGGCCAGGTCCAATTCTGGAAACTGTCGGCGCAGCGCGCGCCGAACGAGCGGCTCCGGCGGATTTGGACCAAGGTTTGCCGCAAGCTGATCGAGCAGCGCATCTTCTTCTTGAGCGATGTCGGCCAAGTCGCACAGTTTCGTCTTCCAATGTGGCGCGATCTGATCAAGGGCAGGGGCAATGTTCTTTCGAACTTGAACGCGAAGTCGGGAAATATCCTCGTTCGTGCTGTCTTGGCATAGCGCAAGCCCGGAGTTAGAGACTGCTGCATGAACAAGGCTTCGAGGCGCATCGATCAGGGGTCGGACGATCGTCAGATCGCCATCGGTCCGAATTGCTGGGATGCCGCCAAGCCCTTTCAGTCCCGAACCTCGAAGGATGTTCATCAGCACGGTCTCGGCACGGTCGTCTTGCGTGTGGCCGGTGGCGATGATCTTGGCGCCGAATCTAATCGCCGCTGTCCGGAAGGAATCGTATCGCGCCTCTCGGCCGGCCTCTTCGATGTTCAGGCGCCTTTCCTTGGCTAACTTCGGCACATCGACCTCGGCAAGTTCGAACTGTACGGAGAGCGCATGGCAAATGGCCTTGCATCGATCGACATCCGCACGGGCATCGTTTCGCATAAGGTGGTTTACATGCAAAGCGATGGGCTCAATGTCTGGCAGTTGGCGGAGGCATAGGAGCAGGGCAGTGGAATCGGGTCCGCCGCTGAAGCCGACGATGACACGGCCTGATAGCGGCATCTTCCGGTTTTCTATCGTTTTGCGAACGATACACAGCAGTCGCTCCATTTGCTAAGGATACCGCGGTCAGGTAGGATGGGTTTGTCATGCGGACAGCGGTCGCGCTGGGATTAGGCCAAGAACAGTTAGACGTTAAGCTTTGCTGCAACAGCGGGCAGGCCTTTCGGTGGATTCGGTCGGGCGACGAGTGGGTTGGCATCGATGGCCAGCGTTTGTTTCGATTGTGGTTGACCGACCTTGGCTGGGTCGGCGAATCAGAACCTCGGGCGGGCGACGAGGAGGCCCTCAGC is part of the Armatimonadota bacterium genome and harbors:
- the tilS gene encoding tRNA lysidine(34) synthetase TilS: MERLLCIVRKTIENRKMPLSGRVIVGFSGGPDSTALLLCLRQLPDIEPIALHVNHLMRNDARADVDRCKAICHALSVQFELAEVDVPKLAKERRLNIEEAGREARYDSFRTAAIRFGAKIIATGHTQDDRAETVLMNILRGSGLKGLGGIPAIRTDGDLTIVRPLIDAPRSLVHAAVSNSGLALCQDSTNEDISRLRVQVRKNIAPALDQIAPHWKTKLCDLADIAQEEDALLDQLAANLGPNPPEPLVRRALRRQFPELDLASSRTLAKAIADQSDLKTATPAGLIEVKNSEARLSLQPIAPPSPMRLANETRWGNFTIFMRETPPDQVETSDPMSATIDADKIAGSLIVRSAQPRERMAPLGLNGSKLLSDIFIDRKIPRQNRPHWPMIADNMGIVWFPGYTIAERVKIAKSTTNAIALRVVQNEETIE
- the pgl gene encoding 6-phosphogluconolactonase; amino-acid sequence: MLFGEVTIYEPEEYATAVAQRLISFASQHGTVNIALSGGSTPQAIFKVLAAGNSNLDNVRFFWADERYVPYDSPDSNFGEAWRLWLSSIRPDREDLFPFAVERDSPQVVAQNYARIVPQNGLDLVLLGVGEDGHTASIFPGDEETRRTDLFAAATVAPFKPYQRLTLTPRYLNLAKHVWFLATGERKRLILKQTASGDQTLPVAWITKPNIHWYLDEPASQV
- a CDS encoding ATP-dependent metallopeptidase FtsH/Yme1/Tma family protein, which codes for MILLMFLMQTRPSLFGGQSPEKLNYSQFLTKIEGGSVLKGTFEKNRFNGEYANNGGLFFVELPKGESSRRDLEKLLVDNKVQFEYVDTAVSDMIMQIGGWILVFIIILVVFWLIMNKTAQAGSSQAFSFGKARARRYNESVPKVTFSDVAGVEEAKIELAEVVDYLKNTKKYQSLGAKIPKGILLLGPPGCGKTLLARAVAGEAGVPFFHISGSDFVEMFVGVGAARVRDLFENAKANRPALIFIDEIDAVGRLRGAGLGGGHDEREQTLNQLLVEMDGFDPNIGIIMIAATNRPDILDPALLRPGRFDRQVVVDPPDQKGRQQILEVHMRGKPLARNVNSEVLSKRSPGFTGADLANLVNEAALLAARRDKTKIEMDDFDEAIDRVLAGPQRRSRTLDEKERQIVAYHEVGHAIVGELVPHGDPVHKVSILPRGMALGYTINLPDSDKRLSSKARLTDMIAGLLGGRIAEEIVFGDVSTGASNDLERATELARAMATEYGMSEKLGPLTFGRRHGNPFLGRDLMEDRNYSEQVAFEIDQEVRQIVESAYERARSILIEHKDKMDFIVQALLERENLNREEFLELLGMETPHSNDKPPTAPKVAEEPDEEEEEDTTQTKVRLRPRAQPG
- the murA gene encoding UDP-N-acetylglucosamine 1-carboxyvinyltransferase; amino-acid sequence: MDAARIVGGRSLSGAVTISGSKNAALALLSGSLLVDGQVRLNNVPKIRDIYTMLDILDAIGVKSTWNGSSVTLKTSGLDKNEPPTDLVAKMRASFYIFGPMMARMGRAVMPDPGGCDIGNRPVNYHLNGLQAMGATIIADPGQYEGTVDSFAGAKIYLDLPSAGATQHLMTVATIARGSTTIENAAAEPEVVNLAGFLAACGADIEGVGSPTITINGVHKLKREVEFDVIPDRLEAGTFAISAVVSKGQVILKNADGDHLQALFSKMRDAGVEIEERDNEISISGHGRPKAVDITTMPYPGFPTDLQQPMCAMLAIADGASLVKETLYEKRVGHVPELQRMGADINADGRTIVIRGVDRLHAASMRAQDLRGGAALVLATLAAEGESEVHNMKYVDRGYERFEDKLRGLGADIERFSTDRSGKREHVSPNP